From Tripterygium wilfordii isolate XIE 37 chromosome 16, ASM1340144v1, whole genome shotgun sequence, one genomic window encodes:
- the LOC119980921 gene encoding uncharacterized protein LOC119980921, translating to MVKSRMEGRADELEKEVGSLKSSVGDLKADMETMKSCMEEMRDLLRGRLVPDKGKEKETLEGESSHAGADDNLPDRRPSADVEVLKRRLEMPVFSGEDPSGWLFRVERYFTLNKVLESEKISAAVVCLEGKALGWYQWMEVRSPISTWPAFRAAILRRFRNSQAGSDHEHLVSLRQTGKMADFRVLFEQVSAPLHDVSEEMLAAAFINAVKEEVRAEIRLHPPLTLSGLMDLAQRVEDRNEALLQAQSPRSSLGILRSTSTTVTRPVSYSANLGRPPESIRSQPEFKSSPRDSKFSPITSPTTKRDTFHKLTEKEAQQRKDKGLCFRCDDKYHPGHVCKNKLLQVLIAADESESVERIGESVANDEVPEPREAGDQVELSMNSIVGLSTTKNSTLKIRGTLEGKDVIVLVDSGASHNFISSEIVQCLQLPVDSRRKFTVQVGNGLCVTGAGLCHDISLTIQDVQIRESFHVIDLGSADVVLGISWLRTLGEISSNYQTLTMKFVLAGRRIVWHGDPTLSKTVVSLKAMLKLLKHEELGFMVDFGSFQVHSSVGNDLVPDQQHDGLFLDLQQLLTEFDSIFVPRPGLPVQRSHDHAIQLVDGANPPNIRPYRYPYYQKNEIEKLVKEMLVAGIIKPSHLRSVFLILKQHALVLNRKKCIFAQPRIEYLGHIITAAGVEADPSKIHSMVSWPVPTTLKSLRGFLGLTGYYRRFVRNYGKIAAPLTSLLKHGNFHWNDSALQAFEDLKQAMISVPVLALPDFSKNFIVETDASGTGVGAVLMQEGHPVAYFSKTLSPRAQAKSVYDRELMAIVLAVLKWRHYLLGRKFLVRTDQCSLKFLLDQRLVHEGQQRWITKLMGFDFEVQYRPGTKNLVADALSRREDPQFSSCSLVSSEPSPLVVNNPQLSALSVASCSALGDLQDEVLRDTTLKEIIQALSISPTSKYPYTWRGGCLLHHGRLVLPRGSPRIQTLLPEFHSTPQGGHSGYLRTLKRVAHVLYWAGMRDDIKKFVSQCEVCQRHKYSTLSPQGLLQPLPIPNSSWEAITMDFVGGLPRAHGADTVLVVVDRLTKYAHFLLLGHPYSAKDVAELFLKEVVRLHGFPSSIVSDRDRIFVSNFWSALFKLSGTTLKMSTAYHPETDGQSEVVNRCMEEYLRCFASGHPKQWPRWIPWAEYWYNTTFHRSAGMTPFQALYGHPPPSLLKYSGDPTVVEDVHLLLQDRDAILGQLHLNLAKAQNRMKQYVDGKRRDVSFSPGEYVFLKLQPYKFHSLAKHRFHKLRPRFYGPFLILEKLGPVAYRLELPAHTSIHPVFHVSQLKKVLSDDVEAQPLPPSISDNLELVQSPESVKQVRIGADGKQVVLVKWAGAADCDNTWEFFDAINTHFPDFNLADKVAALGGSGDRPIITKTYEKRPRGSA from the coding sequence ATGGTCAAATCGCGAATGGAGGGGAGAGCCGACGAGTTGGAGAAGGAGGTGGGTTCTCTGAAAAGTTCAGTTGGAGATCTTAAGGCAGACATGGAAACAATGAAGTCATGTATGGAGGAGATGAGGGATTTGTTACGTGGCAGATTGGTGCCTGATAAAGGCAAAGAGAAGGAGACGTTAGAAGGGGAATCTTCTCATGCTGGAGCTGATGACAACTTACCCGACCGCCGACCTTCCGCTGATGTTGAAGTTTTAAAGAGACGGTTGGAGATGCCTGTTTTTTCTGGTGAGGACCCTTCAGGTTGGCTGTTTAGAGTGGAGCGTTACTTTACTCTGAATAAGGTGCTGGAGAGTGAGAAAATTTCTGCTGCCGTGGTGTGTTTAGAAGGGAAAGCGCTGGGTTGGTATCAATGGATGGAAGTTCGATCTCCCATTTCGACATGGCCTGCTTTTCGAGCTGCTATCCTTCGCCGTTTTCGTAACTCACAAGCAGGAAGTGATCATGAGCATTTGGTTTCACTGAGACAGACTGGTAAAATGGCAGATTTCAGGGTACTGTTCGAGCAAGTGTCCGCCCCACTCCATGATGTGAGTGAGGAGATGTTGGCGGCAGCCTTCATCAACGCCGTCAAGGAGGAAGTCCGGGCTGAGATCAGGTTACATCCACCACTTACCCTATCTGGTTTGATGGATCTGGCCCAAAGGGTGGAAGATAGGAATGAGGCCTTGCTTCAGGCCCAAAGCCCACGTTCTTCTTTAGGGATTCTTCGTTCCACTTCAACCACGGTGACTCGTCCTGTTTCTTATTCAGCGAATCTAGGTCGTCCTCCAGAATCGATTCGCTCACAACCTGAGTTTAAATCGTCACCACGTGATTCCAAATTTTCACCCATCACTTCCCCCACTACCAAGCGTGACACCTTTCATAAACTCACCGAGAAAGAAGCCCAGCAGAGGAAAGACAAGGGGCTTTGTTTTCGATGTGACGACAAGTATCACCCGGGGCATGTCTGCAAGAACAAGTTGCTGCAGGTTCTTATTGCAGCCGATGAATCTGAGTCTGTGGAAAGGATTGGGGAGAGTGTGGCCAATGACGAAGTGCCGGAACCAAGAGAAGCGGGGGATCAAGTGGAGCTGTCCATGAACTCTATTGTGGGTTTGTCTACTACTAAAAATAGTACGCTTAAAATTAGAGGAACTCTGGAGGGGAAGGATGTTATCGTGTTGGTTGATAGCGGAGCATCTCACAATTTTATTTCATCAGAGATAGTCCAATGTCTTCAGTTGccggtggattctcgtcggaaGTTCACGGTTCAAGTGGGTAATGGGTTATGTGTTACTGGAGCAGGGTTGTGTCATGATATCTCCTTAACTATCCAAGATGTTCAGATTCGAGAATCCTTTCATGTTATAGATTTGGGTAGCGCTGATGTAGTACTGGGAATTTCGTGGCTGCGGACTCTTGGGGAAATATCTTCCAATTATCAGACTTTGACCATGAAGTTTGTTCTTGCTGGTCGCAGGATTGTTTGGCACGGTGATCCCACCCTTTCCAAAACGGTGGTCTCTCTTAAGGCAATGCTGAAGTTGTTGAAGCACGAAGAATTGGGTTTTATGGTTGACTTTGGGTCATTTCAAGTACATTCTTCCGTTGGCAATGACCTGGTTCCTGATCAACAGCATGATGGATTGTTTCTAGATTTACAGCAGCTCCTCACTGAGTTTGATTCTATTTTTGTGCCCCGTCCAGGCCTACCTGTTCAGAGGAGCCATGATCATGCTATTCAGCTGGTTGATGGAGCCAATCCTCCTAATATTAGACCCTATCGTTACCcttattatcaaaaaaatgaaattgaaaagttGGTTAAGGAGATGCTGGTGGCTGGTATCATTAAACCGAGTCACTTGCGAAGTGTCTTTCTTATACTCAAGCAGCATGCCCTGGTACTTAACCGCAAGAAGTGTATTTTTGCTCAGCCCCGAATTGAATATTTGGGCCACATTATTACTGCTGCTGGTGTAGAGGCAGATCCCTCCAAAATTCACAGCATGGTTTCTTGGCCAGTGCCAACTACTCTTAAATCCTTGCGTGGTTTTCTAGGCCTCACGGGCTATTACCGAAGATTTGTCCGCAATTATGGCAAGATAGCAGCCCCTTTAACGTCTTTATTAAAGCATGGTAATTTTCATTGGAATGACTCTGCTTTGCAGGCTTTTGAGGACTTAAAACAGGCTATGATTTCGGTACCAGTTCTGGCCTTGcctgatttttcaaaaaatttcattgTGGAGACTGATGCTTCTGGCACTGGAGTTGGGGCTGTTCTAATGCAAGAGGGTCATCCTGTGGCTTATTTTAGTAAGACACTCTCGCCCCGTGCTCAAGCCAAATCTGTTTATGATAGGGAGCTGATGGCCATTGTCTTAGCTGTTTTGAAATGGAGGCACTATCTCTTAGGCCGTAAATTTTTGGTGCGCACGGACCAATGCAGCCTGAAATTTCTTCTAGATCAGCGATTGGTTCATGAGGGTCAACAGCGTTGGATCACCAAGTTaatgggttttgattttgaagttCAATATCGCCCAGGTACTAAAAATTTGGTTGCTGATGCTCTTTCAAGGCGTGAGGATCCTCAattctcttcttgttctttggTCAGTTCTGAACCTTCACCCTTGGTGGTCAACAACCCTCAACTTTCAGCTCTTTCCGTGGCCTCTTGCTCTGCTTTGGGTGACTTGCAAGATGAGGTCCTGCGTGATACTACTCTAAAAGAGATTATTCAAGCTCTTTCTATTTCTCCCACTAGCAAATATCCCTATACTTGGCGTGGAGGTTGTTTACTGCATCATGGGAGACTTGTGCTACCGCGAGGATCTCCACGCATTCAGACTTTGCTTCCTGAGTTTCATTCTACACCACAGGGAGGTCATTCAGGTTATTTACGTACATTGAAGCGAGTGGCACATGTTTTATATTGGGCTGGCATGAGGGACGATATCAAGAAATTTGTGTCGCAGTGTGAGGTTTGCCAACGTCATAAATATTCCACTCTCAGCCCGCAAGGTCTCCTACAGCCGCTGCCCATTCCTAATTCATCTTGGGAAGCTATTACTATGGACTTTGTCGGGGGTTTGCCGCGTGCTCACGGGGCTGATAcagtgttggtggtggtggatcgCTTAACTAAATACGCCCATTTTCTGCTCTTAGGCCATCCTTATTCCGCAAAAGATGTTGCTGAGTTATTTTTAAAAGAAGTAGTTCGGTTACATGGGTTTCCTTCTTCTATAGTTTCTGACCGTGATAGAATCTTTGTGAGTAATTTTTGGTCTGCTCTTTTCAAACTCTCTGGTACAACACTGAAAATGAGTACGGCGTATCACCCCGAGACGGATGGGCAATCTGAGGTAGTCAATCGTTGTATGGAGGAATACCTACGCTGTTTTGCTAGTGGTCACCCTAAACAATGGCCTCGTTGGATTCCATGGGCGGAATATTGGTATAATACGACATTTCATCGATCCGCGGGGATGACACCCTTTCAAGCCCTTTACGGTCATCCTCCCCCCTCTCTTTTAAAGTATTCTGGTGATCCCACAGTAGTGGAGGATGTTCATCTTCTTTTGCAGGACCGTGATGCTATCCTAGGACAATTACATTTGAATCTGGCAAAGGCCCAAAATAGGATGAAACAGTATGTTGATGGCAAGAGGCGAGATGTTTCTTTCAGCCCTGGTGAGTATGTTTTTCTGAAATTACAGCCTTATAAATTCCATTCTCTGGCAAAACACCGTTTCCACAAGCTGCGACCTCGCTTTTATGGCCCTTTTCTGATCTTGGAGAAGCTGGGTCCCGTGGCGTATCGTCTTGAATTACCTGCTCACACTTCTATCCATCCAGTCTTTCATGTCTCCCAACTGAAAAAAGTTTTATCTGATGATGTTGAAGCTCAACCATTGCCACCCTCCATTTCTGATAATTTAGAGCTGGTTCAATCCCCAGAAAGTGttaagcaagttagaattggtGCGGATGGTAAGCAAGTCGTTCTCGTCAAATGGGCAGGTGCTGCTGACTGTGACAACACGTGGGAATTCTTTGATGCTATTAACACTCATTTTCCTGATTTCAACCTTGCGGACAAGGTTGCTGCGTTGGGGGGGAGTGGTGATAGACCCATTATCACTAAAACATATGAAAAGAGGCCACGTGGCAGTGCTTAA